One Halalkalicoccus sp. NIPERK01 DNA segment encodes these proteins:
- a CDS encoding PIN domain-containing protein: protein MILDTAFVIDLIDGDPGAIEKARTIEEGGIVLRVPAMVLLELYIGVEKVAETSEEERQVRRVVDSLPKVEMNETIAMRAGRIIGRLRTEDLTLGKGDAAIGATGLVFDEPVLTRNTSDFERIPELVVKTY, encoded by the coding sequence ATGATCCTCGATACCGCGTTCGTCATCGACCTGATCGACGGGGACCCGGGTGCGATCGAAAAGGCACGAACGATCGAAGAGGGGGGGATTGTCTTGAGAGTGCCAGCGATGGTCCTGCTGGAACTCTACATCGGCGTCGAGAAGGTTGCGGAGACGAGCGAGGAAGAGCGACAGGTCCGGCGCGTCGTCGACTCGCTGCCGAAAGTCGAGATGAACGAGACGATCGCAATGCGGGCCGGACGGATCATCGGTCGGTTGCGAACCGAGGATCTGACGCTCGGAAAGGGGGATGCCGCCATCGGTGCGACCGGCCTAGTTTTCGACGAGCCGGTGCTCACCCGGAACACGAGCGATTTCGAGCGAATACCGGAACTCGTCGTCAAAACGTATTGA
- a CDS encoding PaaI family thioesterase, with the protein MADQFPVDDGSFLQAYIDDHHDFLSWLGTRVASLERGRIVMSVPYDDKLTNTHPGGSEGRPEIHGGVAATLIDTAGGLALRTTLDEPFEGGVATINLNVNYLQRATNDLTATAEVVRAGGSVGVSEITVESETEEGTRPVATGQGAYRLFRGD; encoded by the coding sequence ATGGCGGATCAGTTCCCCGTCGACGACGGCTCGTTCCTCCAGGCGTACATCGACGACCACCACGACTTCCTCTCGTGGCTCGGTACCCGCGTCGCCTCGCTCGAACGGGGCCGGATCGTCATGTCGGTCCCCTACGACGACAAGCTCACCAACACCCACCCTGGCGGGAGCGAGGGTCGCCCGGAGATCCACGGCGGGGTCGCCGCGACCCTGATCGACACCGCGGGCGGGCTGGCGCTTCGAACCACCCTCGACGAGCCCTTCGAGGGCGGCGTGGCGACGATCAACCTCAACGTCAACTACCTCCAGCGCGCCACGAACGACCTCACCGCCACCGCCGAGGTCGTCCGCGCCGGTGGGTCCGTGGGCGTCAGCGAGATCACGGTCGAGAGCGAGACCGAAGAGGGCACGCGGCCGGTGGCCACCGGACAGGGTGCCTACCGGCTGTTTCGCGGCGACTGA
- a CDS encoding universal stress protein, with product MSEPLTVETVLVPVDGSDESVTAIEYAVAIAEQYGASIHVVYVLGEEIVRGIETDTLDREAVASEAESFVETATGIADEAGVTVTSSTAYGFSTTQKIRHPGSAVLDCADEVDADFLVIPREPSTDGPGDVLERAAEYVLLYASQPVLST from the coding sequence ATGAGCGAGCCACTCACCGTCGAGACCGTCCTCGTCCCGGTCGACGGCAGCGACGAGTCGGTCACCGCGATCGAGTACGCCGTCGCGATCGCCGAGCAGTACGGCGCGTCGATCCACGTCGTCTACGTGCTGGGCGAGGAGATCGTCCGCGGGATCGAGACGGACACCCTCGACCGCGAGGCGGTCGCCAGCGAGGCCGAGTCGTTCGTCGAGACCGCGACGGGGATCGCCGACGAGGCGGGCGTGACGGTCACGAGTTCGACCGCCTACGGCTTCTCGACCACGCAGAAGATCCGCCACCCCGGCAGCGCCGTCCTCGACTGTGCCGACGAGGTCGACGCCGACTTCCTCGTCATCCCCCGCGAACCCTCGACCGACGGCCCCGGTGACGTCCTCGAACGCGCCGCCGAGTACGTCCTGCTCTACGCGAGCCAGCCGGTCCTCTCGACCTAG
- a CDS encoding cysteine hydrolase family protein encodes MRFDPETTALVVVDMQNGFCHPEGSLHAPASADVIEPVGETIETAREAGARIVYTRDVHPPEQFEDAHYYDEFERWGEHVVEGSWGAEIVEELAPEEEDHVVEKHTYDAFYNTELEGWLRARGIDDLLICGTLANVCVFHTAASAGLRDFRPVVIEDALGYIEEGHLEYAVEHSEWLFGEATTRGGIEFEA; translated from the coding sequence ATGCGCTTCGACCCGGAGACGACGGCGCTGGTCGTCGTCGACATGCAGAACGGCTTCTGTCACCCGGAGGGGAGCCTCCACGCGCCCGCGAGCGCGGACGTGATCGAGCCCGTCGGCGAGACCATCGAGACCGCACGCGAGGCCGGCGCGCGGATCGTCTACACGCGGGACGTCCACCCGCCCGAGCAGTTCGAGGACGCCCACTACTACGACGAGTTCGAGCGCTGGGGCGAACACGTCGTCGAGGGCTCGTGGGGGGCGGAGATCGTCGAGGAACTGGCCCCCGAGGAGGAGGACCACGTCGTCGAGAAACACACCTACGACGCGTTCTACAACACCGAGTTGGAGGGATGGCTGCGCGCCCGCGGGATCGACGACCTGCTCATCTGTGGCACCCTCGCCAACGTCTGCGTGTTCCACACCGCCGCCAGCGCCGGCCTGCGGGACTTCCGGCCCGTCGTGATCGAGGACGCGCTGGGCTACATCGAGGAGGGCCATCTGGAGTACGCCGTCGAGCACTCGGAATGGCTGTTCGGCGAGGCGACGACGAGAGGGGGGATCGAGTTCGAGGCGTGA
- a CDS encoding DHH family phosphoesterase: MDETLIDDETLPLSRKSVLPGAGFFYPDEFEEAAEDAAAEEALAGVDCAVIADPDADGLACVAILREVYGTAALLPTGPHEIEDSLERVAEYGEDGLRLFVCDLCPDRYEYVESELDAAVETASETRWFDHHQWDDDVAASVREAGADLVVGDSDEECTADVAIRALDAEIPRHLVELAAVTRDHDLWIREDPRSDDLADFSYWSEPEDYVETVAEHGADLPTEVQEFLAERRVEKEALIELAVKRGETKEIGPWNVGVTYGRCSQNEVAEAMREQGADASVIVKPAGSASIRGTENFERCHEVAGQVNGGGHPKAAGCKPDIYDDMLDYAHHWTSRGATTKQVILDAFRTLAEEEDAGTEGDESVLEE; the protein is encoded by the coding sequence ATGGACGAGACCCTCATCGACGACGAAACCCTCCCGCTGTCCCGGAAATCCGTGTTGCCGGGCGCGGGCTTCTTCTACCCCGACGAGTTCGAGGAGGCCGCCGAGGACGCCGCCGCGGAGGAGGCGCTCGCAGGCGTCGATTGCGCGGTGATCGCCGATCCCGACGCCGACGGCCTGGCCTGCGTCGCGATCCTCCGGGAAGTGTACGGTACGGCCGCGCTGCTCCCGACCGGCCCCCACGAGATCGAGGACTCCCTCGAACGGGTGGCGGAGTACGGCGAGGACGGCCTCCGACTGTTCGTCTGTGACCTCTGTCCGGACAGGTACGAGTACGTCGAGTCGGAACTCGACGCCGCGGTCGAGACCGCGAGCGAGACCCGCTGGTTCGACCACCACCAGTGGGACGACGACGTGGCCGCGAGCGTCCGCGAGGCCGGCGCGGACCTCGTCGTCGGCGACTCAGACGAGGAGTGTACCGCGGACGTGGCGATCAGGGCGCTCGACGCCGAGATCCCGCGCCACCTCGTCGAACTCGCCGCCGTGACGCGCGATCACGACCTCTGGATCCGCGAGGACCCCCGAAGCGACGATCTCGCGGACTTCTCGTACTGGTCCGAACCCGAAGACTATGTAGAAACCGTCGCCGAACACGGCGCGGACCTGCCCACGGAGGTACAGGAGTTCCTCGCGGAGAGGCGCGTCGAGAAGGAGGCGCTGATCGAGTTGGCGGTCAAACGCGGCGAGACCAAGGAGATCGGCCCGTGGAACGTGGGCGTCACCTACGGGCGATGCTCCCAGAACGAGGTCGCCGAAGCCATGCGCGAGCAGGGCGCGGACGCCTCGGTGATCGTCAAGCCCGCCGGGTCGGCCTCCATTCGCGGTACGGAGAACTTCGAGCGGTGTCACGAGGTCGCCGGGCAGGTAAACGGCGGCGGCCACCCCAAGGCGGCGGGCTGTAAGCCCGACATCTACGACGACATGCTCGATTACGCGCACCACTGGACGAGTCGCGGCGCGACGACCAAACAGGTGATCCTCGACGCCTTTCGGACGCTCGCCGAGGAGGAAGACGCCGGGACCGAAGGGGACGAATCAGTCCTCGAGGAGTGA
- a CDS encoding antitoxin VapB family protein, which yields MGTRTVRLREDVYERISAHKREDETFSEAIDRLVGGPSLLDLVGAFSDEQVEELREAVEESDERDREEVEEIASRFE from the coding sequence ATGGGAACGAGAACCGTCCGGCTCCGGGAGGACGTCTACGAGCGGATCAGCGCACACAAGCGCGAGGACGAGACGTTCTCGGAGGCGATCGACCGGCTGGTCGGTGGGCCGTCGTTGCTCGATCTCGTCGGCGCCTTCTCGGACGAACAAGTCGAGGAGCTACGCGAGGCGGTCGAGGAAAGCGATGAGCGCGATCGCGAGGAGGTAGAGGAGATCGCCTCGCGGTTCGAATGA
- a CDS encoding DUF5807 family protein, with protein MSRREGFLAGERPEDVAIYLAEDVVDDLGKLDDYGEEVGEGIVLVVPGESGRNAFSKVAGQDAMAFAKEAMDEEGEIDADLAGGTCPACGADDLDYVFAFAEERNEEVGGIYAEGDVIHAYARCGCSGAFSDRWVAGER; from the coding sequence GTGAGCCGCCGCGAGGGGTTCCTGGCGGGCGAGCGTCCCGAGGACGTCGCGATCTACCTCGCGGAGGACGTCGTCGACGACCTCGGCAAACTCGACGACTACGGCGAGGAAGTAGGGGAGGGGATCGTGCTGGTCGTCCCCGGCGAGAGCGGGCGCAACGCCTTCTCGAAAGTCGCCGGGCAGGACGCGATGGCGTTCGCCAAGGAGGCGATGGACGAGGAGGGCGAGATCGACGCCGACCTCGCCGGGGGGACTTGTCCCGCCTGCGGCGCCGACGATCTCGACTACGTCTTCGCGTTCGCCGAGGAGCGAAACGAGGAGGTCGGCGGCATCTACGCCGAGGGCGACGTGATCCACGCCTACGCCCGGTGTGGCTGTTCGGGCGCCTTCTCGGACCGCTGGGTCGCCGGCGAGCGCTGA
- a CDS encoding dihydroorotase, producing the protein MLIANATLADGRTVDVRVEGERIAAVGSLGGDPDVDAAGKLLMPGAIDAHVHFREPGFPHKETWETGSRSAAAGGVTTVADQPNTDPTTIDGTGFDEKAELARKSLVDYGINGGVVEGWKPDELFERPLFALGEVFLADSTGGMGISTELFEEAVERATREDVVVTVHAEDATLFDEDALDDAGEGVGREADADAWSAYRTAEAEAAAIERACEVGTQSDAEIHVAHTSTPEGIDIAADAGATCEVCPHHLFLSRDDLGHLGTFGRMNPPLRSEERRAAVAERVRDGTVDIVATDHAPHTREEKDAGVREAPSGVPGVETMVPLLLAAAERGELARERVRDLTATNPARVFDLPRKGEVREGMDADLALYDPGRIVTIRGKDLHSKAGWTPFEGFEGVFPELTLVRGTVVYERGDGDGEFGEAVGRNVRG; encoded by the coding sequence ATGCTCATCGCGAACGCCACGCTCGCGGACGGGCGGACGGTCGACGTGCGGGTCGAGGGCGAACGGATCGCCGCCGTCGGTTCCCTGGGGGGTGATCCCGACGTGGATGCGGCCGGCAAACTCCTCATGCCGGGCGCGATCGACGCCCACGTCCACTTCCGCGAACCCGGCTTCCCCCACAAGGAGACGTGGGAGACGGGTTCGAGGAGCGCCGCCGCGGGCGGGGTCACCACCGTCGCCGACCAGCCCAACACCGACCCGACGACGATCGACGGGACGGGGTTCGACGAGAAGGCCGAACTAGCTCGAAAATCGCTCGTCGACTACGGGATCAACGGCGGCGTAGTGGAGGGATGGAAGCCCGACGAACTGTTCGAGCGCCCGCTGTTCGCCCTGGGGGAGGTCTTCCTCGCGGACTCGACGGGCGGGATGGGGATCAGTACTGAACTGTTCGAGGAGGCGGTCGAGCGAGCCACGAGAGAGGACGTGGTCGTGACCGTCCACGCCGAGGACGCCACGCTGTTCGACGAGGACGCGCTCGACGACGCGGGCGAGGGGGTCGGCCGCGAGGCGGACGCCGACGCCTGGAGCGCCTACCGGACCGCCGAGGCCGAAGCCGCGGCCATAGAGCGCGCCTGCGAGGTCGGCACTCAGAGCGACGCCGAGATCCACGTCGCCCACACCTCCACGCCCGAGGGGATCGATATCGCCGCCGACGCGGGCGCGACCTGCGAGGTCTGTCCCCACCACCTGTTCCTCTCGCGCGACGACCTCGGCCATCTCGGTACGTTCGGACGGATGAATCCGCCGCTCAGGAGCGAGGAACGGAGGGCGGCGGTGGCGGAGCGGGTCCGGGACGGCACCGTCGACATCGTCGCGACGGATCACGCGCCCCACACGCGCGAGGAGAAGGATGCGGGGGTGCGGGAGGCCCCCAGCGGCGTGCCCGGCGTCGAGACGATGGTTCCGCTCCTGCTCGCGGCGGCCGAACGCGGCGAACTGGCCCGCGAGCGCGTCCGTGACCTCACGGCGACGAACCCCGCGCGGGTCTTCGACCTGCCGCGGAAAGGGGAAGTCAGGGAAGGGATGGACGCGGACCTGGCGCTCTACGACCCCGGCCGGATCGTGACGATCCGTGGGAAGGACCTCCACTCGAAGGCGGGGTGGACGCCGTTCGAGGGGTTCGAGGGGGTCTTTCCCGAACTGACGCTGGTCCGCGGGACGGTGGTGTACGAGCGCGGAGACGGAGACGGGGAGTTCGGCGAGGCCGTCGGGAGGAACGTCAGAGGATAG
- a CDS encoding 30S ribosomal protein S6e, producing MADFKVVVSDPETGATYQRDVDGQDANRFLGIDLGEEVDGGAVGLSGYSLELTGGSDNAGRPLRSDVAGPNLKQVLLTGGTGYKPKRDGERKRVTVRGREISEEVVQINAKISAYGDESVEDLFSEGDEDADDE from the coding sequence ATGGCAGACTTCAAGGTCGTCGTCTCGGACCCCGAAACGGGTGCGACCTACCAGCGCGACGTGGATGGGCAGGACGCGAACCGGTTCCTCGGCATCGACCTCGGCGAGGAGGTCGACGGGGGCGCCGTCGGCCTCTCGGGCTACTCGCTCGAACTCACCGGCGGCTCGGACAACGCGGGCCGACCCCTCCGCTCGGACGTTGCGGGGCCGAACCTCAAGCAGGTGCTCCTGACCGGCGGGACGGGCTACAAGCCCAAACGCGACGGCGAGCGAAAGCGCGTTACCGTCCGCGGCCGGGAGATCAGCGAGGAGGTCGTCCAGATCAACGCCAAGATCAGCGCCTACGGCGACGAGAGCGTCGAGGACCTCTTCAGCGAGGGCGACGAGGACGCCGACGACGAGTAA
- a CDS encoding DUF5806 family protein, producing the protein MPDPSPSDPETTDDEPRDAGANADGPGGSPGSDPAASADEEAPEIPADVRRYARFTKMDGAAYDRVNGFLRDRTYITAREWAIARLCADFRTETGVEMTKIGENLPELVPFMTDTYSPQAVNQARASFEEKVTKSGATFLYGAMSGFFTAEELDDLMYEVTEVAKFLLEVEGADLAANEELDVEDRISEVMRDVRRSSERFRAEETGHDHEVCPHCGEELE; encoded by the coding sequence ATGCCCGATCCCTCGCCCTCCGATCCCGAGACGACCGACGACGAGCCTCGCGACGCCGGAGCGAACGCCGACGGGCCCGGCGGCAGCCCGGGTTCCGACCCGGCCGCGAGCGCGGACGAGGAGGCGCCCGAGATCCCGGCAGACGTCCGCCGGTACGCCCGCTTTACGAAGATGGACGGGGCGGCATACGACCGGGTCAACGGCTTCCTGCGGGACCGGACCTACATCACCGCCCGCGAGTGGGCCATCGCCCGCCTGTGTGCGGACTTCCGGACCGAGACCGGCGTCGAGATGACCAAGATCGGCGAGAACCTCCCCGAACTCGTCCCGTTCATGACCGACACCTACTCGCCCCAGGCCGTGAACCAGGCCCGCGCCTCGTTCGAGGAGAAGGTCACGAAATCCGGCGCGACGTTCCTCTACGGGGCGATGTCGGGCTTCTTCACCGCCGAGGAACTCGACGACCTGATGTACGAGGTCACGGAGGTCGCCAAATTCCTGCTGGAGGTCGAGGGAGCGGACCTCGCCGCGAACGAGGAACTCGACGTCGAGGACCGCATCTCGGAGGTGATGCGCGACGTGCGGCGCTCCAGCGAGCGCTTTCGTGCAGAGGAGACCGGCCACGACCACGAGGTCTGCCCGCACTGCGGGGAGGAACTGGAATAG
- a CDS encoding rhodanese-like domain-containing protein, with amino-acid sequence MVEELTPEEVKEKVENEEVRVVDIRPEREFERGHIPGAINVPMNRLPSEIDQHDWDGEVVVACPIGKSSVQAAKLIGSYEGVEDAERVASMEGGYDAWEYDLESGESEA; translated from the coding sequence ATGGTCGAGGAACTCACCCCCGAGGAGGTAAAGGAGAAGGTTGAGAACGAGGAGGTTCGCGTCGTCGACATCCGACCCGAACGCGAGTTCGAGCGGGGGCACATCCCCGGCGCGATCAACGTCCCGATGAACCGACTCCCGAGCGAGATCGACCAGCACGACTGGGACGGGGAGGTCGTCGTCGCCTGCCCGATCGGCAAGAGCTCCGTGCAGGCCGCGAAACTCATCGGGAGCTACGAGGGCGTCGAGGACGCCGAGCGGGTCGCGAGCATGGAAGGGGGCTACGACGCCTGGGAGTACGACCTCGAGAGCGGCGAGAGCGAGGCCTGA
- a CDS encoding GNAT family N-acetyltransferase yields the protein MADYDYPEEAAGPFEAPPIEFEDREGRPIEIRVYDEADFEALCKMYDTFDPADRAQGIPPAREERVRSWLDVILEEGQDVVAVDISGSDAPGDQPEADTSGDTDAERVVGHATLVPDGDDAVELAIFVHQDYQGAGIGSRLIRALLGYGAQEGVEKVWLTVERWNHPAVNLYEAVGFEASSVESFELEMTLRLN from the coding sequence ATGGCCGACTACGACTACCCCGAGGAGGCCGCGGGCCCGTTCGAGGCACCCCCAATCGAGTTCGAGGACCGCGAGGGTCGCCCGATAGAGATCCGCGTCTACGACGAGGCCGACTTCGAGGCGCTGTGTAAGATGTACGACACGTTCGACCCCGCGGATCGCGCACAGGGGATCCCGCCGGCCCGCGAGGAGCGCGTTCGCAGTTGGCTCGACGTGATCTTAGAGGAGGGCCAGGACGTGGTCGCGGTCGATATCTCCGGGAGCGACGCACCCGGAGATCAACCGGAAGCGGATACGTCCGGTGATACCGACGCCGAGCGGGTCGTCGGCCACGCGACGCTCGTCCCCGACGGCGACGACGCGGTCGAACTCGCGATCTTCGTCCACCAGGACTACCAGGGCGCGGGCATCGGCTCGCGGCTCATCCGGGCGCTGTTGGGCTACGGCGCTCAGGAGGGCGTCGAGAAGGTCTGGCTCACCGTCGAGCGCTGGAACCACCCGGCGGTCAACCTCTACGAGGCGGTCGGATTCGAGGCCAGCAGCGTCGAGAGCTTCGAACTCGAGATGACGCTCCGGCTGAACTAG
- a CDS encoding arsinothricin resistance N-acetyltransferase ArsN1 family B, with protein sequence MTPTLRPATPDDAPAVRRIYAPFVEDTAISFETRPPTRAEVESRIATTTERHPWLVCALDEIVGYAYATSHREREAYRWSVDVSVYVDPAHHRRGIARALYAALFALLKKQGLFNAYAGIALPNPASIGFHESMGFEPVGTYHAVGHKDGEWHDVRWYERALDERPADPEVPIAFPDLEAPTIERALDAGASLLED encoded by the coding sequence ATGACGCCGACGCTTCGGCCCGCGACCCCCGACGACGCGCCCGCGGTCCGCCGGATCTACGCCCCGTTCGTCGAGGACACGGCGATCTCCTTCGAGACCCGCCCGCCGACGAGAGCGGAGGTCGAATCCCGGATCGCGACGACGACCGAACGCCACCCGTGGCTCGTCTGCGCGCTCGACGAAATCGTCGGTTACGCCTACGCCACCTCCCACCGAGAGCGCGAGGCCTACCGCTGGTCGGTCGACGTCTCGGTCTACGTCGACCCCGCCCACCACCGCCGCGGAATCGCCCGCGCGCTCTACGCCGCGCTGTTCGCGTTGCTGAAAAAACAGGGCCTGTTCAACGCCTACGCGGGGATCGCGCTGCCGAACCCCGCGAGCATCGGCTTCCACGAGTCGATGGGGTTCGAGCCGGTCGGCACGTATCACGCCGTCGGCCACAAGGACGGGGAGTGGCACGACGTCCGGTGGTACGAACGCGCGCTCGACGAGCGACCGGCGGATCCCGAGGTGCCGATCGCGTTCCCCGATCTCGAGGCCCCGACCATCGAGCGCGCGCTCGACGCCGGCGCGTCACTCCTCGAGGACTGA
- a CDS encoding universal stress protein: MFDSVVIATDGSESGQRAVDVALDFAARFGATVHALYVVDSAEVDASPEGLREDLHDALEKQGERALEGVREAAGGEVITSVREGRPVGEICAYAREHDVDAVATGTRGRHGENRLLLGSVAEGVVRTCPVPVLTVRQLEDGATGADA; this comes from the coding sequence ATGTTCGATAGCGTCGTCATCGCCACCGACGGCTCCGAGAGCGGCCAGCGAGCGGTCGACGTAGCGCTCGATTTCGCCGCGCGCTTCGGGGCGACCGTCCACGCGCTGTACGTCGTCGACTCCGCCGAGGTCGACGCCTCGCCGGAAGGGCTCAGGGAGGACCTGCACGACGCCCTCGAAAAACAGGGCGAGCGCGCGCTGGAGGGCGTCCGCGAGGCCGCCGGCGGCGAGGTGATAACGAGCGTCCGCGAGGGCCGGCCCGTCGGCGAGATCTGTGCGTACGCGCGCGAACACGACGTCGACGCCGTCGCCACCGGCACTCGGGGGCGCCACGGCGAGAACCGCCTGCTCCTCGGGAGCGTCGCCGAGGGCGTCGTCCGAACCTGCCCCGTGCCCGTACTGACCGTCCGCCAACTCGAAGACGGCGCGACCGGGGCCGACGCCTGA
- a CDS encoding desampylase, whose translation MIEFERDAYDAVVRHAREGAPNEVCGVLGGECGGGRSRVRTVRRAENAAEDPETRYAIDPAEAIELIERIEEGEDLVGFYHSHPAGPTGPSETDAERAAWPGKSYVIVALDGEPFVGAWRWNGEAGFEGETVRVIPRER comes from the coding sequence GTGATCGAGTTCGAGCGCGACGCCTACGACGCGGTCGTCCGACACGCCCGCGAGGGGGCCCCCAACGAGGTCTGTGGCGTTCTCGGCGGCGAGTGCGGCGGGGGGCGCTCTCGCGTGCGGACGGTTCGTCGGGCGGAGAACGCCGCCGAGGATCCCGAAACGCGCTACGCCATCGACCCCGCGGAGGCGATCGAACTGATCGAAAGGATCGAAGAAGGAGAGGACCTCGTGGGGTTCTATCACTCGCACCCGGCGGGGCCGACCGGGCCGAGCGAGACCGACGCCGAGCGGGCGGCGTGGCCGGGAAAGAGCTACGTGATCGTCGCGCTCGACGGCGAGCCGTTCGTCGGCGCGTGGCGCTGGAACGGCGAGGCCGGGTTCGAGGGCGAGACCGTCCGTGTGATCCCACGGGAGCGATAG
- a CDS encoding universal stress protein: MKLLLGIGGSDDSWRALSRTAERAANAGDSLTVAILENPDSEMTPDEIESKVDKTLAEYDLEADVRHVEGDPGAMLVEIGDGEGYDQIVLGGGQRSPMGKIRVGQVAEFVVLNAETSVTLVR; encoded by the coding sequence ATGAAACTGTTGCTGGGAATCGGCGGGAGCGACGACTCCTGGCGGGCGCTCTCGCGAACTGCGGAGCGCGCCGCCAACGCGGGTGACTCGCTCACGGTGGCGATCCTCGAGAACCCCGACTCGGAGATGACGCCCGACGAGATCGAGTCGAAGGTCGACAAAACCCTCGCCGAGTACGACCTCGAGGCCGACGTGCGCCACGTCGAGGGCGACCCCGGCGCGATGCTCGTCGAGATCGGCGACGGCGAGGGCTACGACCAGATCGTTCTCGGCGGCGGTCAACGAAGCCCGATGGGAAAGATCAGGGTGGGACAGGTCGCGGAGTTCGTCGTGTTGAACGCCGAAACCAGCGTCACCCTCGTGAGATAG
- a CDS encoding helix-turn-helix domain-containing protein, with protein MVVIVRFYVPADAFELGGMIPTGEGTTVELESLVPSGGRAVSLLWVVTPDRARFIAAVRDYPGVTAVAEVESFEDRSLIALEWDIESDRLFRGIAAANAHVLRAVGADGSWLFSVRFPTREYLAGFRRHCEGEGIDFEVETVFSATRPDVGSGYGVTARQREALLLAVERGYYAIPRETGTADLAVRLGISKQSVTERLRRGTANLVRNTLGGSEYDR; from the coding sequence ATGGTCGTCATCGTTCGTTTTTACGTTCCGGCGGACGCGTTCGAACTCGGGGGGATGATACCGACGGGGGAGGGGACGACCGTCGAACTCGAATCGCTGGTCCCCAGCGGTGGCCGGGCGGTTTCGCTCCTCTGGGTGGTCACGCCCGACCGCGCACGGTTTATCGCCGCCGTCCGGGACTACCCGGGGGTGACGGCGGTCGCGGAAGTGGAGTCGTTCGAGGATCGCTCCCTGATCGCGCTCGAGTGGGACATCGAGTCCGACCGCCTGTTCCGTGGGATCGCCGCGGCCAACGCGCACGTCCTGCGTGCGGTGGGGGCAGACGGATCGTGGCTGTTCTCCGTTCGGTTCCCCACCCGGGAGTACCTCGCGGGGTTCCGACGCCACTGCGAGGGGGAGGGAATCGACTTCGAGGTGGAGACGGTGTTCTCCGCGACCCGGCCCGATGTCGGGTCCGGATACGGCGTGACCGCCCGTCAGCGCGAGGCGCTCTTGCTCGCGGTCGAACGGGGCTACTACGCCATCCCGCGCGAGACCGGTACCGCCGACCTCGCCGTCCGGTTGGGGATCTCGAAACAGTCGGTGACCGAGCGACTCCGCCGGGGGACCGCGAACCTCGTCAGGAACACGCTCGGCGGGTCCGAGTACGACCGCTGA
- a CDS encoding lipoate--protein ligase family protein — protein MRVLRGRAASIEADRQVTAGMLDTAGEEREPAVRVWTPHRQLAFGRRDSNEAGYRRARRVAAERGFPPVERSVGGRAVAYTGRTLAFAHAIPIEDPREGLNARYDGASERVRRALSDIGVDVTPGEPPDSFCPGTHSLSSDGKVVGIAQRVTSRAALVSGIVVVADHGTIAGVLGPVYDALSIPFDPRSVGSVARAGGQSDPEPVARAIEGELVGDARTEIERVDRKP, from the coding sequence ATGCGCGTGCTCCGGGGGCGGGCGGCGTCGATCGAGGCCGACCGGCAGGTGACGGCGGGGATGCTCGATACGGCGGGCGAGGAGCGCGAACCCGCGGTTCGGGTCTGGACCCCCCACAGACAACTCGCGTTTGGCCGGCGGGATTCGAACGAGGCGGGCTACCGAAGGGCGCGCCGGGTCGCCGCGGAGCGGGGGTTTCCGCCAGTCGAGCGAAGCGTCGGCGGGCGGGCGGTCGCCTACACCGGGCGGACGCTCGCGTTCGCCCACGCGATTCCCATCGAGGACCCCCGAGAGGGGCTGAACGCCCGGTACGACGGGGCGAGCGAGCGGGTTCGGCGGGCGCTTTCCGACATCGGGGTCGACGTCACACCCGGGGAGCCCCCCGACAGTTTCTGTCCGGGGACACACTCGCTGTCGAGCGACGGAAAGGTCGTCGGGATCGCCCAGCGCGTTACCAGTAGAGCCGCGCTCGTCTCCGGGATCGTCGTCGTCGCCGATCACGGGACGATCGCGGGCGTTCTCGGACCCGTCTACGATGCCCTTTCGATTCCCTTCGATCCCCGTTCGGTGGGTAGCGTCGCCCGCGCGGGCGGGCAGAGCGATCCCGAACCGGTCGCCCGCGCGATCGAGGGGGAACTGGTCGGCGACGCCCGGACGGAGATCGAGCGGGTCGACCGAAAGCCGTAG